The genomic region AATCCGACTCAAAGATCTATTGGTCAGCTGGCGCGAGCTCAACAGTGCCCGCGACAGCCGGGTGGATGTGGTCTCGCTGGGCAACCCGCATTTCTCCCTCAGCGAGTTCGCCCACCTGGCGCGGCTGTGCCTCGGTCGTCACAAGCACCCTGAGGTGGTCCTCGCCATTACCTGCGGCCGCGCCGTGCTGGAGCAGGCTCGCGAAGCCGGGCATATCGCCGTGATCGAAGCCTTCGGCGCGACCCTGGTCACCGATACCTGCTGGTGCATGCTCGGCGAACCGGTGATCCCGCCGGGCGCAACAACCTTGATGACCAACTCCGGCAAATACGCCCATTACGCCCCTGGCCTGGTGGGCCGCAAGGTGCATTTCGCCAGCCTGGCTGAATGCGTCGACACCGCTTGCAGTGCCACGGCCAGCGGTCGTCTGCCGGCCTGGCTGAACATTGCCACCCCTCTGGAGACGCTCGCGCATGTTTGATTACACCTTCCAATGGCGCGCCACCCTGCGCGCCCTGCCGGACATGCTCGCCGGCGCCTGGGTCACTTTCGAGACCGCCGCGCTGTCGATGATCTTCGGCGTGTTGATCGCCCTGGCCCTGACGGTGATGCGCGAAAGCAAAACCCCGCTGCTGCGCGGCATCGGCAACGGCTGGGTATCAATCGCGCGCAACACCCCGTCGCTGTTCCAGATCTACGTCCTCTACTTCGGCCTCGGTTCGCTGGGCCTGCATGTCAGCTCATGGTTCGCCCTGCTCGCCGGGATCACCTTCAACAATGCCGGGTATCTGGCGGAGAACTTTCGCGGTGGCCTCAAGGCCGTACCCGACACCCAAGTGCGCGCCGCACGTTCGCTGGGCATGAGTGCCTTCCAGGCCTACCGCATGATCATCGTCCCGCAGTTGCTGCGGATCGTTTTCTACCCGCTGACCAATCAGATGGTCTGGGCAGTGCTAATGACGTCGCTGGGGGTGATCGTCGGGCTGAACAATGACCTGACCGGGGTGACCCAGGACTACAACGTCAAAACGTTCCGCACCTTCGAATACTTCGCCATCGCCGCGGCGCTGTATTACCTGATTGCCAAGGCGATCGTCGCGTCAGCCCGGCTGATGGCCTGGCGGTTGTTCCGTTACTGAGGGCTTGACCATGTTTTCCACCAGTTTTTCCTGGAATGACCTGCTGTTCCTGCTCGATGGCGCCTGGGTCACCCTGCAACTGACGTTCTGGTCGATCATCCTCGGCTCCTTCGCCGGGCTGTTGTTTGGCCTGCTGCGGGCCTTGTTGCCACGCGCCAGCCTGCCCCTGGCCTGGGTGCTGGACGTGTTTCGCAGCGTTCCGCTGCTGATTCAGTTCGTGCTGTTCAACTCACTCAAAAGCATCGTCGGCTTGAACCTCAGCGCCTTCAGCGTCGGCTGCATTGTGCTGGGGGTGTACACCGCCGCGTACTTCACCGAGATCGTGCGCAGCGGCGTGCTGTCAGTGCCATTCACCCTGCGGCGGGCCAGTCGTTCGCTGGGCCTGAGCTTTTTGCAGGACCTGCGCTGGATCGTCCTGCCGATGGCCACCCGAGTAGCCTTCCCCGGCTGGCTGAACCTGGTGCTCGGGGTGATGAAAGACACCGCACTGGTGATGTGGATCGGCATCGTCGAACTGCTGCGCGCCTCGCAAACCATCGTCACCCGCATTCAGGAACCGCTGCTGGTGCTGTGCGTCGCGGGCCTTATCTATTACGTCATGAGCCTGGTGGTTGCACGCCTGGGTGCTCGTCTGGAAAGAAGGTGGCAAGAAAATGATTGAGATCGACAACGTACATAAATCCTTCGGCGATCTGGCCGTGGTCAAGGGTGTCAGCCTGACGGTGGACAAGGGCGAAGTGGTGTCGATCATCGGCGGCTCGGGCTCCGGCAAATCGACCCTGCTGATGTGCATCAACGGCCTGGAACCGATCCAGAAAGGCAACATCCGCGTCGACGGCGTCGAGGTCCATCACAGCGCCACCGACCTCAACCGCCTGCGGCAGAAAATCGGCATCGTGTTCCAGCAATGGAATGCCTTCCCGCACCTGACCGTGCTGGAAAACGTGATGCTGGCGCCGCGTAAGGTCTTGGGCAAAAGCAAGGCCGAAGCCGAGGCACTGGCGGTGCAGCAGCTGACCCACGTGGGCCTTGGCGACAAGCTCAAGACCTTCCCCGGCAAGTTGTCCGGAGGCCAGCAGCAACGCATGGCCATCGCCCGCGCCCTGGCGATGTCGCCGGACTACATGCTGTTCGACGAAGCCACCTCGGCCCTCGACCCGCAATTGGTCGGCGAGGTACTGGACACCATGCGCATGCTTGCCGAAGACGGTATGACCATGGTGCTGGTGACCCACGAAATCCGTTTTGCCCGGGATGTGTCCGACCGCGTGGCGTTCTTTCGCAATGGCCTGGTGCACGAGATCGGCTCGCCGGATCAGGTGATTGGCAATCCGGTGCATGCGGAGACGGCGGCGTTTCTGAAATCGGTGAAATAACGGATGGCCTCATCGCGGGCAAGCCCGCTCCCACAGGGTTTGGTGGTGTACACAAAATCGGTGTTCAACCCAAATCACTGTGGGAGCGGGCTTGCCCGCGATGAGGCCCGGACAGGCGATAAAAGGAGTAAACCATGCGCTCATCGAAAGTCATTCATGTGGTCAGTTGCCACGCCGAAGGCGAAGTCGGCGATGTGATCGTCGGCGGTGTCGCCCCACCACCGGGCGCCACCGTGTGGGAGCAATCGCGCTGGATCGCCCGAGACGAAACCCTGCGCAATTT from Pseudomonas sp. GGS8 harbors:
- a CDS encoding amino acid ABC transporter permease; protein product: MFSTSFSWNDLLFLLDGAWVTLQLTFWSIILGSFAGLLFGLLRALLPRASLPLAWVLDVFRSVPLLIQFVLFNSLKSIVGLNLSAFSVGCIVLGVYTAAYFTEIVRSGVLSVPFTLRRASRSLGLSFLQDLRWIVLPMATRVAFPGWLNLVLGVMKDTALVMWIGIVELLRASQTIVTRIQEPLLVLCVAGLIYYVMSLVVARLGARLERRWQEND
- a CDS encoding amino acid ABC transporter ATP-binding protein is translated as MIEIDNVHKSFGDLAVVKGVSLTVDKGEVVSIIGGSGSGKSTLLMCINGLEPIQKGNIRVDGVEVHHSATDLNRLRQKIGIVFQQWNAFPHLTVLENVMLAPRKVLGKSKAEAEALAVQQLTHVGLGDKLKTFPGKLSGGQQQRMAIARALAMSPDYMLFDEATSALDPQLVGEVLDTMRMLAEDGMTMVLVTHEIRFARDVSDRVAFFRNGLVHEIGSPDQVIGNPVHAETAAFLKSVK
- a CDS encoding amino acid ABC transporter permease yields the protein MFDYTFQWRATLRALPDMLAGAWVTFETAALSMIFGVLIALALTVMRESKTPLLRGIGNGWVSIARNTPSLFQIYVLYFGLGSLGLHVSSWFALLAGITFNNAGYLAENFRGGLKAVPDTQVRAARSLGMSAFQAYRMIIVPQLLRIVFYPLTNQMVWAVLMTSLGVIVGLNNDLTGVTQDYNVKTFRTFEYFAIAAALYYLIAKAIVASARLMAWRLFRY